GGTTACCTCGATGAAATCCTTGTCATCGTCATATGCTGTCGACACCATGATTTTATGAATAGATGCAAGGTCCATTCTCGAACAAGCCTCTCCTAGTGGCGAAATACGAGTTGATGATGATACCTCCTCTTGTTGCGTTGTCGTTTCAATCACTTCATCAGAGGGAGCCTACAAGCAGGAAGATCAAGTTTAACATGAATAcaagatttcaaaaaataacAAAGCATGAAATTATGAATATGATAAAGTCATTACTTCTGCTCTAGTTAGCAAGGTTTCAAGCTCTGCAACAATCTCTCTTGTGTTGGGACTCTCTTGATCCTCGTGCTGCAAACATTGAATGGCGAGATTGAGAACTGCGGTAGCTTCATCCATGGAGAACCTCCCCTTCAGGTATGGATCCATCAACTGAACAAGAGTCTTTCGATGTATCATCTCAGGAGCCTAGAAGCATGATAATAACAACTAATTAATCGGCTTTTATGTGTATTCTATTGCAAGAAATGGACAATGGTAGATAACTTTATGATTACAGTCACAGTCAAGATGAATGGTTGATTCACACAACTAAGAAAGCAAAAGATTACTTACATGGCTTGGAGGAATTTGCTTTCCACTTATCAGAttcacaaggatagtaccaaaTCTGTATGTCATATTATGAGGGTTCACACTTCCTGAAATGAGAATATAACATCACATTTTAATagtgataataatatataaagagagaaatGCGTATTTATTACCTGTTGTTGTTCTTTGATCATCATTGATCTTCTTCACCAAGCCGAAACAAGAAAGACATGCATTTCCATCCTTCGATTACAccattaaacaatttaaaaaaaaacattttagcaTCACGAGAAGGCATATACATAAGAATGTTTGTCTTATGTATACCTCATCAAATAGAACCTTGTAAGCACTTAGATTATTGTACGAAGCAAAGCCTGCCGTATTGCAATAACACAATGCCTCAGCTACACCATAGGCTACTCTCAACCTCGTAGGCCAATCCATGGTTTGATGCTTCCCTatgaagcaaaacaacaacaacaaaaatgctAGCAAGTTCAATCTGATTCAATCAGTTCCTACAAGCAATATACATTGATATATACCATCACAGCATGTCATATAGACCAACATTGTAACCTCACTATATATCCCCAGATACACAAAAcctaaaatatgaaataaattaaataagatatGAAGAGAATGAATCATACGCTGAAATAAACGCTTAGCAAGAGTATCATTTGGCATGAAATCTGCGACAAGAAGCCTTTTATCTCCATCACAACAATATCCAATCAAATTGACGATTCTCTTATGTCTTAAACTCCCAACTCTTTGTGCCTCTTCCTGACAACGTTTCGAGAAACATAATAACCAAACCcatcaaaattaaaagagaacaaTAACCGTCACATAAAAACATTTTCAGACAAAGATAGGTTACGTACCACAAATAGGTTAGGGTCACGCCAAACCGTGCTATTAAATCTCTTGACAGCGATGACGCTACCATTTTGCAAACGACCCTTGAAGACGATATCGGAGCCATGCTCCGTAACAATGTTTTCGGGACTAAAATATCTGGTGGCCATCTTGAGATCGTAGAAAGAGAATTTTGTTAATGGTGGATCTTCTCTTCTGCCGTTTCTGGGTTCGGAAGATGCATCGGTCGTCTGGTCTTGAATAGGATCTACAGTTGAAGGCAATGAGTAACAACAACCCATGATTCTTCAGCGGACAAGGGGAGAGATTCACAACTATTCCTTATTGTTTTATCTGATTCCTTGTTTGGTCTTTGCAGTCGTTTGACTAATGAAGCTTAAGTGTCTCTTTGTTGCCAAAGACAAAGAGTCTGATTTTATAGCATTATGACCATTATTCTCGTGCCAAAAATAGAAGAgaccttctttcttttttgtcactcaagggttttttttttaattattcttttaattCGTTTTTACTAGATGAATATTCGTGCTATACGCGCGCCTtttagtttcaaaatatattctttcgtcattttttttttctaaagtttttatttcaaaatttttaaattaaattttgataagtatttctattttttatactttggaataaattttaattataagtttttGATTTGCATTGACTTGGAGATGTCCTTGTAAATATGTTGCTTTTTTGAGATATATCTGAATGTGTAGGATTGAAATTAAAAGTTTGCAAGTCTTTTAAAAGTGTAGTCAATATGAATCAATGTTGTGgctattataaaatttaacaaataagcTAACATTATAAAtgtaaagaatgaaaaaaacattatttttgtttttccttaaaaatactataaggtaaaatttttaatgcaaaaaatattgaactttTAGGGTGAGGGTTTAATTTTGCAGTTCAGGATTCGTTTCAGAGTTTAGGATTCCATatctttgaaattttattttatttacctatataatatttctataaatagttaagaataatattatcgtcactttaaaaaatttaaccacaATATATTCAGGAAAaacaaatctagggttttttagaatgattatgaaataaatcaataaatgaaGTGATCGATTAATAAAGAGGACACGCATTTTCTTGCATGACAGATggtaaattttagaaatgtaaaataattttccTCCAAATAAATGGTGAAAtagttatatgttttatttactcAGACAACTTTTTCTGCATGTTGACCAAATGGTTTTTCTCTATTATGTCACTTGTAGTTTAACCCTAATTGTTTCAATGTCAACTTCCACAGTCGTCATGGCCGATCGAGGCTCAAATTAGTGGTGTTTAGTGATCTTTCTGATAGACTCTTAAGTTCTCTTAAGTTCATACAAATAAATTGTTCTTTAATTTCGCTTTACTTTCTTTAAAAACTGTATGAATCAGTGCCATAGCTTGTAATTAGGCCTGGgcgttcgggttcggatcgaATATTTcggaattttatgtttttgggtttagaggTACATGATCTGTTCGGGTTGGATTCGGATTAACTGAAGTTCTCCaaacttaaaattttagtaCTCAAAtttgtctaaattattcaaaaataccTGACCTATCTAAAACCTTAAAgtatttttatctaaatttattaaaaatagtttaaaggaagtactcaaaaatatataaaatatccaaaaatctgaatattttagaCACttacattattaaaattattaatatattactactatatattaatattctgAATATAATTGGATATCCATTCGAATTCCGGTTCGCATCGGGTTtgggttttcggatttagaaATTTAGAACCCATTcagatatttaaaaattttggataCGGATTTGGATTGGATTTTTCCGAATCGGGTTTGGATCGGATTTTTGGATCCGGGTATTTTGTCCAGACCTACTTGTAATCGTCATTATGTATTTTAGTTGAAAgccctttataaaaaaatgaccATGCAAGTAGTTTTGTGTTTAATAAAGGTTATCAAGTAAAAGTTACCAGCCTATTAGAGTTTATATCTCTGGTCTAGTTTCAGTAAATTCTACTGTACCATATATTCGGTTATTATGTTGGTTTAGAAACTTGTATTTATGCTTTATCGTGTACACATTTTTAATTCAATGAAGTTTGTCTACATGGCTAGTTGAAGAAGAGGATTACACCTTGACTAGTCTCTCTAATATCCAGTTTCTGAAAGTGCCAAAGTCTTTCCACATGGAGGAAAACGAGACTGTTGATTTGGGAAAACTTTCCAACATCTAGTATTTGACAAAAACATTGACTtgtcaaggaaaaaaaagagtcaaaaactaatttataacgGTTATCaacaggaaaaaagaaaaaaaaagttaataacaaTATTTCCTAATTCGTGTAGTCAATGTTTGATTATCTCAAATGTGctaatatatttccaaaatttattaattttcttagtatttttaagttttcctaaattactaagaagaataagaaaatgagGGAGTCaaactaattaatatgtttCCTAGATTTTGATGATTCAACATCCCCCCTtgcaatacttttttttgtatatatataaccaaatattTTGCTGGCATAAACACTACTCTCTCTACATGTATCTACTTCAAAAGTTCTTGTGATTTTTCAatagaatcatatttttttcctttgaatcATACTTTCTCACATTATACTTTTTCAACCTACAAGGCTACCACAGTATTACAAATTACAATGGTCCATTGCTTCAGCTACACAATATGAAGATGCTACTCGCAACTGCATTGCCTATCCCATATTGTATAGCTGAAGCCCTGGTTTTTGTAATATGTAATGgggtaaaataaaataaaataaaaatgctttgcatttgtaatttgtttagtACTTAATAcatctttgttttgcatctGTTATAATcacaaatgtttttaattttttcagtCAACAATAGGGTCTCGCAGCTCTCATTCAAGGTGTGATCGTAGCAAACGTATCAAACCATGGGATGGGCATATTGTTTTTTAAGATTGTAGAgaacatatatgtaaaaaaatatatatatatatatatatatatatatatatatatcagaggTTCAATGGCATGTGttgtaaatatgaaatattgatAAGGGTTGGAAAGTCTTGTGAAcagtaaaatagtaaaaatatagaatttgctaattgtaaatagtgatTGTATTacttttacaattatgttttgaaaactGTCTAAAATGCCAAATATCTCTATAGTTAAAGGCTTGGAGCTTTGAATTCTTGAACCTTTCATCGAGAATATTACCCGAACCGAGAATTCTGAACCGAACTGAACCGAAATTTTcggttttcggttcggttttggttaagaaaagaaaaccgaTCGGAAGGAGTTATAATATGTAATCGGTTATCGGTTCAGTCGGTTCGGTTCACCCTAACCGATCGGTTACCCGAAATTACCCGAATTACCTGCATTACCCGAAATTACCCGAAATTAACCGACCCGAATTACCCAAATTACCCAAACTACCCGCAAATAACCGAAATTACCCGAATTTACCCGAAAATAACCAAGATTTTTGACCCGATTTAACTTAAATAaccaaactaaccaaaaaaataaaaacttcggTTAGTTTCggtaaccaaaaataataaccaaaaaaccCGATACCCGAACCGATCCGACCCGTTATTTAAATCGGTTATTTTCGGTAACACTTCCCAGATTCCGAACTACCCGACTATCCGAATTACCCAACTCGAAGTATCCGACCGACCCGAATTTCGCAGGCCTACTTTCATCCCTACTAATGTACTGCCTCTTTGTGGTATATAGGATAATCGCAGACTAGTTTAATCACAGTTCCCAAATTaataaaaccaaacataaataaatccgttttaagttttttgttcATAGATTAAATAAATGTTGTGGAACATAGTAacgttttacaaaataaataaagctaTACAAAATTGGGTACTTCACATCATCACTTGTGCCAAAGTATCTTACATTTTTTCTGAACCATGGAATCGATCAACCAACCATCCCCTTCCTAGATAGGGCACGGCACGCACCCACCCACATACGTTACCCGAGCACTGTCCCATTTCTCTATCCCATGTCTACCGCAGAGCAGTTCTTGGCCGTGTCTGAGGAAGATGATACATTAACTTCCCAGTGCCTTAGATACCAGCCATACATGAACTGGGTGACCCAATTTGGGTCTGGTACTCTAGACTATTGACTGCAGAGCTGAGTCATGGCAGATCATGCATCATGGCTGTCTGTAGCACGTGAATCAACTCCCAAGTTTATTGATCATCTTTTGGTCATGCAATATTTTCCTCCATGGTTTTCCATTAGTCTTCATCTGTTTCCCGAGAGCCGCATTCTTCTTCAGCACGATGCAAGAGATCCTCATAAGCTTTCACAGATTCCTCTGTAAATCTCTCCAAAGCTTCAAATATACGTTGAAGACTACCCTGTAAACTCTCGTTACTAGTGTCGCTTTGGTAGACAATGTTATCCTCGCACTGACCAACCAGAACCATTTTCCTTTCCAGTTCTTGAATCTCTCTCTGTATTCTCTGTTCCTCTCGGTCCATATTCCTTGGATCACCCAGCCCTGTCATCCTCTCTCGGGTTTCTGACCTATCTTTTTCCCAAAGATGAAGCACACTCGTTGTGAAACGGCGTATGGCCTCGATAACTTCCATCTCTGATATTCTATCTAGAGCTTGTTCCCACTGGTTACAGATCACGAAAATCAATGGAGCCCCAATACGACCAGGTGAAAATGGAACGAACCCATCAGGAGTTTCCTCAGGTTCATAGAAAAGACACTTCATAAGCCAACTATTCAGCTCTCTTACAAAACCCTTTTGCGCACTGACCCAGTTCGAGAATCCCACAATCCAATTTATAAGTTCATGCCCAAGCGTCCGTGTAGCTTCAAGATGATCATCACCGAGTTTTTTGCTCACTTTTATGGGGCCTAAGCCTCTGGCTTCCTTAATAGCCTCACACTGACTTCTGTGGCACTCAAGCATGGATTTCCACATTCTACTAAGCCTGAAAGAAGGAGTTGACATCTAATGAGAAACCAGTACAAAACACAAGATCATAGTATAATACGATTGCATTTAAACTTCATCCAGCGTACCCTTGGATCAATTCATTCAGTTGCAGCCATAGCTCTTCGTCTCTTATCTTGATAATTGTCACGGatattttgtcaacaacttgAATCGAAATCCTTATCTTTGAGGACAAACTTCTCACTAATTTTCGTGTTGAATCTACTTTTAGATCCTCAGCACCTCTTTCATCCAGACGCTTCAGCTTCCTTAACTTTTTCTCATGGGTTACACGCAGTTTTTCCTCGGCCTACATGCACAAATATGTAGTTCAAACCTTGACTAGAGAGAGCTAACCAAAGAGATCACATCTGACTATCCTAAGAGAGACAATTTCTGTTTGAACATACCTTGACTTCCTCATAAAGCTTCTTCTCCCAGAGATGGAGCTTGTGCAATGTCGAAGAAAGTTTCCGAGANNNNNNNNNNNNNNNNNNNNNNNNNNNNNNNNNNNNNNNNNNNNNNNNNNNNNNNNNNNNNNNNNNNNNNNNNNNNNNNNNNNNNNNNNNNNNNNNNNNNNNNNNNNNNNNNNNNNNNNNNNNNNNNNNNNNNNNNNNNNNNNNNNNNNNNNNNNNNNNNNNNNNNNNNNNNNNNNNNNNNNNNNNNNNNNNNNNNNNNNNNNNNNNNNNNNNNNNNNNNNNNNNNNNNNNNNNNNNNNNNNNNNNNNNNNNNNNNNNNNNNNNNNNNNNNNNNNNNNNNNNNNNNNNNNNNNNNNNNNNNNNNNNNNNNNNNNNNNNNNNNNNNNNNNNNNNNNNNNNNNNNNNNNNNNNNNNNNNNNNNNNNNNNNNNNNNNNNNNNNNNNNNNNNNNNNNNNNNNNNNNNNNNNNNNNNNNNNNNNNNNNNNNNNNNNNNN
The Camelina sativa cultivar DH55 chromosome 15, Cs, whole genome shotgun sequence DNA segment above includes these coding regions:
- the LOC104747515 gene encoding probable inactive receptor-like kinase SSP, whose protein sequence is MGCCYSLPSTVDPIQDQTTDASSEPRNGRREDPPLTKFSFYDLKMATRYFSPENIVTEHGSDIVFKGRLQNGSVIAVKRFNSTVWRDPNLFVEEAQRVGSLRHKRIVNLIGYCCDGDKRLLVADFMPNDTLAKRLFQRKHQTMDWPTRLRVAYGVAEALCYCNTAGFASYNNLSAYKVLFDEDGNACLSCFGLVKKINDDQRTTTGSVNPHNMTYRFGTILVNLISGKQIPPSHAPEMIHRKTLVQLMDPYLKGRFSMDEATAVLNLAIQCLQHEDQESPNTREIVAELETLLTRAEAPSDEVIETTTQQEEVSSSTRISPLGEACSRMDLASIHKIMVSTAYDDDKDFIELSFEEWIQEVKELQDVRKQGDQAFVEQDFKPAIDCYSQFIEARSMVYPSVYARRSLCYLFCNEPDKALLDGMTAQSVYPDWPTAFYLQSVALAKLNMNIDSTNTLKEAAILEAKRKHQ